One stretch of Coregonus clupeaformis isolate EN_2021a unplaced genomic scaffold, ASM2061545v1 scaf0356, whole genome shotgun sequence DNA includes these proteins:
- the LOC121560020 gene encoding CD209 antigen-like protein E yields MENEENYTSLQEFTEDLSSRGNNPILNNHGAQGLKRGSECLRGQTALFVLIGLLASICANIALSVLLFSRPLPSVPLETAALTLKLNSVRGRYVLLCDDYSKLGQSCSKTVRKCRECPEGWIHVDEKCYSFSNDKMDWPSSRDSCTSLGSHLTILHSKEQHDALEKEARRIGGFDYHFWIGLSDLEKEGDWRWVDNTTLKNKYWNEYSSEPDNHQSGGVHGEDCATLDSHSQTWFDVPCDHIYKRICQMDAIRLD; encoded by the exons ATGGAGAATGAAGAGAACTATACCAGTCTACAGGAGTTTACTGAGGATTTATCCTCCAGAGGAAACAACCCTATCCTAAACAACCACG GTGCCCAGGGGCTGAAGAGGGGGTCAGAGTGTCTAAGAGGTCAGACCGCCCTCTTCGTGCTGATTGGTCTATTGGCCTCCATCTGCGCCAACATCGCTCTGAGCGTGCTCT tgtttaGCAGGCCTTTACCTAGTGTTCCCCTGGAGACAGCAGCTCTGACCCTGAAGCTGAACTCAGTTCGAGGACGTTATGTCCTTCTCTGTGATGACTACTCCAAACTGGGCCAGAGCTGCTCAAAGACAG TAAGGAAGTGTAGGGAGTGTCCTGAGGGCTGGATTCATGTAGATGAGAAATGTTACTCCTTCAGTAATGACAAGATGGACTGGCCGAGCAGCAGAGACAGTTGTACTTCCCTGGGCAGCCACCTTACCATCCTGCACAGCAAGGAACAGCAT GACGCTCTGGAAAAAGAGGCCCGGAGGATTGGCGGGTTTGACTACCACTTCTGGATTGGCCTATCAGATCTAGAGAAGGAAGGAGATTGGAGATGGGtggacaacacaacactgaaaaaCAA gtaTTGGAATGAGTATAGCTCTGAGCCTGACAACCATCAGTCAGGAGGAGTACATGGGGAGGACTGTGCCACCCTGGACAGCCACTCGCAGACCTGGTTTGATGTACCGTGTGACCACATCTACAAACGCATTTGTCAGATGGATGCCATCCGGCTAGATTGA
- the LOC121560033 gene encoding CD209 antigen-like protein E, with protein MEKEENYTSLQEFTEDLSSRGNNPILNNHGAQGLKRGSECLRGQTALFVLIGLLVSICANIALSVLLFSRPLPSVPLETAALTLKLNSVRGRYVLLCDDYSKLGQSCSKTVRKCRECPEGWIHVDEKCYSFSNDKMDWPSSRDSCTSLGSHLTILHSKEQHDALEKEARRIGGFDYHFWIGLSDLEKEGDWKWVDNTTLKNKYWNEYSSEPDNHQSGGVHGEDCATLDSHSQTWFDVPCDHIYKRICQMDAIRLD; from the exons ATGGAGAAGGAAGAGAACTATACCAGTCTACAGGAGTTTACTGAGGATTTATCCTCCAGAGGAAACAACCCTATCCTAAACAACCacg GTGCCCAGGGGCTGAAGAGGGGGTCAGAGTGTCTAAGAGGTCAGACCGCCCTCTTTGTGCTGATTGGTCTATTGGTCTCCATCTGCGCCAACATCGCTCTGAGCGTGCTCT tgtttaGCAGGCCTTTACCTAGTGTTCCCCTGGAGACAGCAGCTCTGACCCTGAAGCTGAACTCAGTTCGAGGACGTTATGTCCTTCTCTGTGATGACTACTCCAAACTGGGCCAGAGCTGCTCAAAGACAG TAAGGAAGTGTAGGGAGTGTCCTGAGGGCTGGATTCATGTAGATGAGAAATGTTACTCCTTCAGTAATGACAAGATGGACTGGCCGAGCAGCAGAGACAGTTGTACTTCCCTGGGCAGCCACCTTACCATCCTGCACAGCAAGGAACAGCAT GACGCTCTGGAAAAAGAGGCCCGGAGGATTGGCGGGTTTGACTACCACTTCTGGATTGGCCTATCAGATCTAGAGAAGGAAGGAGATTGGAAATGGGtggacaacacaacactgaaaaaCAA gtaTTGGAATGAGTATAGCTCTGAGCCTGACAACCATCAGTCAGGAGGAGTACATGGGGAGGACTGTGCCACCCTGGACAGCCACTCGCAGACCTGGTTTGATGTACCGTGTGACCACATCTACAAACGCATTTGTCAGATGGATGCCATCCGGCTAGATTGA